In Armatimonadota bacterium, a single window of DNA contains:
- a CDS encoding HU family DNA-binding protein, whose amino-acid sequence MPKSMTKAKIAEYLADKLDVPRKTAMAFLDELAQLAYREAKNSFTLPGLGKLVVVNRKARMGRNPQTGEPIRIPAKRVVRFRISKVAKEAILGSEK is encoded by the coding sequence ATGCCCAAGTCGATGACCAAGGCCAAGATCGCCGAGTATCTGGCCGACAAGCTGGACGTCCCCCGCAAGACCGCCATGGCGTTTCTGGACGAGCTGGCCCAGCTGGCCTACCGCGAGGCGAAGAACTCGTTCACCCTCCCCGGACTGGGGAAGCTGGTGGTGGTGAACCGGAAGGCGCGCATGGGGCGCAATCCGCAGACCGGCGAACCGATCCGCATCCCCGCCAAGAGGGTCGTCCGCTTCCGCATCAGCAAGGTGGCCAAGGAGGCCATCCTCGGCAGCGAGAAGTAA